The Arabidopsis thaliana chromosome 5, partial sequence genomic interval AAAGTTATTGCTACCGACATGTGAGCGATGATTATGGGGGAGACTCTCATTCATGTTCGAGTGACAATCATATGCTGCTTCAGTCTTTTTTATAAGATCCTGACTATTATTATCCTGAAGCGAAGTGCTTCCTAAGTTCCCACCAGAAATCTTATTGGCATTTGAGGCTGGATTATACCTGCACAAGTCCAACAGTCGATCTCATAGTTCTTCAATAAGGCATTCAAAAGGTTGTGTAcggaagaaaaaacagaggttTGATTCTAAGAAAGTACCTTGAGAAAGCTGAGCCCTCTGAACGCCTCAGCACATTCCGATCATCCCTAACTAGTGTCCCATCATCTTTAGTTCCTCTATGCCTCTTTGAACTATGTTCCACGTGCATTAGCTCTTCAGAAATTTTAACAGAAGCTTCATTTGTATCTAAAGTTTTCAAGTGAGTGTTAGGCGCCTCAGGTTCTCTGTTATCTTGAAGGTGGCTAGACATAGCTTTGAAACTCGAGCCTCCATCTTCATGCATTTGTTTACTTGAAGGACTTTCGCTACTGAGGTCCAATGGTCCTTTTCCAACTTTCATTTTCCATTTACTAGAGCTCTTTTCAAACGAATTATCCTGTCTCATAATGCCAGTAGTTTTAGATAGGGGTTCATCTTTTGGCTCCAGGGCCAGATCACAGTTTCTACGAATGCTAATCTCCAAGTCTCTACCCATTGTGACATCTTCTGCAAAATAGATGAAAAACATTCAATATCATGTTTTTGAGTTTCAGTATAAAGAAGAGTATGGAAGAAACTAAGAGATCACAGTTTCCTTTCTTTACCAAATTTATCATCATGTTCTTGAGTCTCCTTCTCAGCAGGTGGTGCAACCAACTGATTACTTGGAAACTCAGGGTTAGAATGTACCACTTGGGCGCAAGTGCTATCAACTCGGTCCCATAGAGATACCGCTCGTGGACTGTCATCAACATCCACAGCTTTTTTCGTCCAAGAGCtctgaacaaaaaaaggtaTGTCAAAATCAACCTAGGTTTTGGAGATAAACCATGTGcaaaataaaacttcaaaatgaaCTAGAAATTTTCACCCAGTTTATCACTGAATAGATCTAAGTTAAACATCATTGAGTTCTACAATTGGTTAGTTAAGCGCTTCCACCATTTATAAGCATCTGAGTGCACATGCGAAGTTCGATCATCCGACCCCTATCATTTGTGgttaagaaatttttaaaaggatAGCTTCTCGGGTGTATATTTAGATTATCGGTATTGCACATTCGTCTTACCTGAGCGCCACTCCCATCACTACTTCCATCACTAGCATTCAGGCCAATGCTCCCATTTTCATTCTCATCACTGCTTCCTGAATCTTGATCAGattttttaatacttttcGATTTCACAgacttttgagtttgatgCGTTCCGCTCTCACTTCCACTACCACTAGACTGAACAAGAAACAAGGAAAACcatgagaaaccaaaaagtaAGATACCAATcatgtggaaaaaaaaaaagaagataccAATCCACAATTAGACCATGAATTTCTAGTTTACTACTTATCACCAGTTGTACCAACAGGTTTTCAGATTAATCATATATGAGCAAGGACATACACTTTGGCATCTTCTCCAAACATGCTGCCAAAGGATCTTAAgctcattttttcttattggcTTAACAAGAAAGTCAACAGCTCCTTTCGATAAGCACTTAAAGACCAGCCCCATTGAGTCATGAGATGACATCACTGCAACACAAATCTCACAGGGGAATGTAGTTAAAAGCATCTACTTTCCAACATACGCTAGAGAAGACTCAACAAATCGTGTAACTTCAAAAGAAAGAGCTCAATGTAAAACGACCAAGGAAAAAGAACTCACTGATGACAGGGATGTTCCGACGAGATTTGTGGTTCAAAATCTTGCACAAGAGACCGATACCAGATAAGTAAGGCATGATCACCTCTGTTA includes:
- the PRR7 gene encoding pseudo-response regulator 7 (pseudo-response regulator 7 (PRR7); CONTAINS InterPro DOMAIN/s: CheY-like (InterPro:IPR011006), Signal transduction response regulator, receiver domain (InterPro:IPR001789), CCT domain (InterPro:IPR010402); BEST Arabidopsis thaliana protein match is: pseudo-response regulator 3 (TAIR:AT5G60100.3); Has 30201 Blast hits to 17322 proteins in 780 species: Archae - 12; Bacteria - 1396; Metazoa - 17338; Fungi - 3422; Plants - 5037; Viruses - 0; Other Eukaryotes - 2996 (source: NCBI BLink).) → MNANEEGEGSRYPITDRKTGETKFDRVESRTEKHSEEEKTNGITMDVRNGSSGGLQIPLSQQTAATVCWERFLHVRTIRVLLVENDDCTRYIVTALLRNCSYEVVEASNGIQAWKVLEDLNNHIDIVLTEVIMPYLSGIGLLCKILNHKSRRNIPVIMMSSHDSMGLVFKCLSKGAVDFLVKPIRKNELKILWQHVWRRCQSSSGSGSESGTHQTQKSVKSKSIKKSDQDSGSSDENENGSIGLNASDGSSDGSGAQSSWTKKAVDVDDSPRAVSLWDRVDSTCAQVVHSNPEFPSNQLVAPPAEKETQEHDDKFEDVTMGRDLEISIRRNCDLALEPKDEPLSKTTGIMRQDNSFEKSSSKWKMKVGKGPLDLSSESPSSKQMHEDGGSSFKAMSSHLQDNREPEAPNTHLKTLDTNEASVKISEELMHVEHSSKRHRGTKDDGTLVRDDRNVLRRSEGSAFSRYNPASNANKISGGNLGSTSLQDNNSQDLIKKTEAAYDCHSNMNESLPHNHRSHVGSNNFDMSSTTENNAFTKPGAPKVSSAGSSSVKHSSFQPLPCDHHNNHASYNLVHVAERKKLPPQCGSSNVYNETIEGNNNTVNYSVNGSVSGSGHGSNGPYGSSNGMNAGGMNMGSDNGAGKNGNGDGSGSGSGSGSGNLADENKISQREAALTKFRQKRKERCFRKKVRYQSRKKLAEQRPRVRGQFVRKTAAATDDNDIKNIEDS
- the PRR7 gene encoding pseudo-response regulator 7, with the translated sequence MLLTTFPCEICVAVMSSHDSMGLVFKCLSKGAVDFLVKPIRKNELKILWQHVWRRCQSSSGSGSESGTHQTQKSVKSKSIKKSDQDSGSSDENENGSIGLNASDGSSDGSGAQSSWTKKAVDVDDSPRAVSLWDRVDSTCAQVVHSNPEFPSNQLVAPPAEKETQEHDDKFEDVTMGRDLEISIRRNCDLALEPKDEPLSKTTGIMRQDNSFEKSSSKWKMKVGKGPLDLSSESPSSKQMHEDGGSSFKAMSSHLQDNREPEAPNTHLKTLDTNEASVKISEELMHVEHSSKRHRGTKDDGTLVRDDRNVLRRSEGSAFSRYNPASNANKISGGNLGSTSLQDNNSQDLIKKTEAAYDCHSNMNESLPHNHRSHVGSNNFDMSSTTENNAFTKPGAPKVSSAGSSSVKHSSFQPLPCDHHNNHASYNLVHVAERKKLPPQCGSSNVYNETIEGNNNTVNYSVNGSVSGSGHGSNGPYGSSNGMNAGGMNMGSDNGAGKNGNGDGSGSGSGSGSGNLADENKISQREAALTKFRQKRKERCFRKKVRYQSRKKLAEQRPRVRGQFVRKTAAATDDNDIKNIEDS